A genomic stretch from Desulfonispora thiosulfatigenes DSM 11270 includes:
- a CDS encoding CoB--CoM heterodisulfide reductase iron-sulfur subunit B family protein, producing the protein MKYGFFPGCTLEAAAEELMISTKKVAEGLGIELIELEGWTCCGASHSQDVDEFLSLCLNARNIALCEKLNAPLLSVCNTCTLMIRKAKKQLDEDDEIKEKVNEILNKADLNYAGTSTVSHLLWVLVKDYGIERLKKKVVRPLTGLKVANFYGCHILRPQEIMGFESFLNPDSMEMIVNAIGAENVYYDRRLSCCGFHAVFPAEDEVLKIAGLDCLSAKKAGAEVMVTPCPLCQMQLDMYQPDSQTLFKEDITMPILHLPQLIGLALGFEPKELGIKRHVIDAYKVLHNHI; encoded by the coding sequence ATGAAATATGGTTTTTTCCCAGGCTGCACTTTAGAAGCAGCAGCTGAAGAATTAATGATATCTACAAAAAAGGTCGCCGAAGGATTAGGAATAGAATTAATTGAATTAGAAGGTTGGACCTGTTGCGGTGCTAGTCATAGTCAAGATGTCGATGAATTTTTATCCCTGTGTTTAAATGCACGAAATATCGCGCTCTGTGAAAAGTTAAATGCACCCTTATTATCTGTTTGCAATACTTGTACCTTAATGATCAGAAAGGCAAAAAAGCAATTAGATGAAGATGATGAAATTAAAGAAAAGGTTAATGAAATTTTAAATAAGGCGGACTTAAATTATGCTGGAACATCTACGGTTAGTCATTTATTATGGGTTTTAGTAAAAGATTATGGTATTGAAAGATTAAAGAAGAAAGTAGTTAGACCTTTAACTGGTTTAAAAGTAGCTAATTTTTATGGATGTCATATTTTAAGACCACAAGAAATAATGGGGTTTGAAAGTTTTTTAAATCCTGATTCTATGGAAATGATCGTTAATGCTATTGGCGCAGAAAATGTTTATTATGATCGTAGGCTTAGTTGTTGTGGGTTTCATGCTGTTTTTCCAGCTGAAGATGAAGTATTAAAAATAGCGGGGCTTGATTGCTTATCAGCTAAAAAGGCAGGGGCTGAGGTTATGGTAACCCCTTGTCCATTATGTCAAATGCAGCTGGATATGTATCAACCTGATAGTCAAACACTTTTCAAAGAAGATATTACAATGCCAATTTTACATTTGCCACAGTTGATTGGTTTAGCCCTTGGTTTTGAGCCAAAAGAGTTAGGAATTAAAAGACATGTAATAGATGCTTATAAAGTTTTACATAATCATATTTAA
- a CDS encoding EAL domain-containing protein — protein MDIKSICKKNPIILVVDDSKYMRTVLRQFLENNNYEVIEADDGKEALLKYQNFKPDLILMDYVMPGMDGVTAVKELRKLLDSNLVPVIMVTSLGDEKSVNDAFEAGATDYIGKPINFAVLKHRINRLVKARFTELSLIKSEKYAQSIIKNALDGIIMVDMCGKIKAFNPSAEKIFDYKSAEMVGKEIKGIIPKFYCDKCGDCFSIEQYIDGKQKKGISWEINGLKKDGTSIPLELSVSNFDLGDQMYYAIILRDITTKQRYEKKIRYQAFYDNITGIPNRLLLKERLSLEVSRCKISEEKLAVVYLDLDRFKLINDTLGHNIGDELLKFVAHRLKEILSKNDTIARMGGDEFAILLPSIEREEDAAKVATRVLESLREPFVLNGHELFITASMGIAFCPCDGDEVDKLIKNADIAMYRAKEKGKNNFQLYTMSMNDKALERLEMEGSLRRALENKEFIIHYQPKINSESKDIVGFEALIRWQHPELGLVPPGQFIPLAEETGLILGIGDWVLREACLQAKQWQDEGFTNLHVAVNLSSKQFQLQNLTNTISKALAETGLEPRFLELEITESVAMQDVEYTLKVMQDLKQMGIKFSIDDFGTGYSSLSYLKKFTINKLKIDRSFVSEIGSKKDDRAIASTIIALAKSLNLGIVAEGVENQSQYDFLKDSKCDEMQGYLFGKPMPPLEFKRLLDSKRELLEPNQTFLESKQIL, from the coding sequence ATGGATATTAAAAGTATTTGCAAAAAAAATCCAATTATTCTTGTAGTTGATGATTCTAAATATATGCGCACTGTCTTAAGACAGTTTTTGGAAAATAATAATTATGAGGTTATAGAGGCAGATGATGGTAAGGAAGCTTTGCTTAAATATCAAAACTTTAAACCTGATTTAATTTTAATGGATTATGTTATGCCTGGAATGGATGGTGTAACTGCTGTAAAGGAATTAAGAAAATTATTAGATTCGAATTTAGTTCCGGTTATTATGGTTACTAGTTTAGGAGATGAAAAGTCAGTTAATGATGCCTTTGAAGCAGGAGCGACTGATTATATTGGTAAACCCATTAACTTTGCGGTACTTAAACATAGAATCAATCGCTTAGTAAAAGCAAGGTTTACAGAATTATCTTTAATTAAAAGTGAAAAGTATGCACAATCTATCATTAAAAATGCCTTAGATGGAATTATTATGGTTGATATGTGTGGAAAGATTAAAGCCTTTAATCCTTCGGCTGAAAAGATATTTGACTATAAGTCAGCTGAAATGGTAGGCAAAGAAATTAAAGGTATTATTCCTAAGTTTTATTGTGATAAGTGTGGTGATTGCTTTTCAATAGAACAATACATAGATGGCAAACAAAAAAAGGGAATTAGCTGGGAAATAAACGGATTAAAAAAGGACGGAACCAGTATTCCTTTAGAACTTAGTGTAAGCAATTTTGATTTAGGTGATCAAATGTATTACGCAATAATTTTGCGTGATATTACAACTAAACAAAGGTATGAAAAAAAGATAAGATATCAAGCTTTTTATGATAATATAACAGGAATACCTAATCGTTTGTTACTTAAAGAAAGGCTGAGCCTAGAGGTTTCTCGTTGTAAAATATCTGAAGAAAAGTTAGCTGTAGTGTATTTAGATTTAGATCGGTTTAAATTAATAAATGATACTTTAGGTCACAATATTGGTGATGAATTATTAAAATTTGTAGCGCATAGATTAAAAGAGATTTTAAGTAAAAATGATACTATAGCTAGGATGGGTGGAGATGAATTTGCCATATTACTTCCTAGCATTGAAAGAGAAGAAGATGCAGCAAAGGTTGCTACAAGGGTTTTAGAGTCACTACGAGAACCTTTTGTGTTAAATGGGCATGAATTATTTATTACGGCAAGTATGGGGATAGCCTTTTGTCCATGTGATGGTGATGAAGTCGATAAGTTAATTAAAAATGCTGATATTGCTATGTATAGGGCTAAGGAAAAAGGTAAAAATAATTTTCAACTTTATACTATGTCGATGAATGATAAGGCGCTTGAACGTTTAGAAATGGAAGGTAGTTTACGTAGGGCCCTAGAAAATAAGGAATTTATTATTCATTATCAACCTAAAATTAATTCAGAAAGTAAGGATATTGTTGGTTTTGAAGCTTTAATTAGATGGCAACATCCAGAACTAGGATTAGTCCCTCCTGGTCAATTTATTCCACTTGCTGAAGAAACAGGTCTTATTTTAGGGATAGGTGATTGGGTATTAAGGGAAGCTTGCTTGCAAGCAAAACAATGGCAAGATGAAGGATTTACTAACTTACATGTCGCTGTAAACTTGTCTTCAAAACAATTTCAATTACAAAACTTAACCAATACAATTTCTAAAGCATTAGCTGAAACTGGACTTGAACCTAGATTTTTAGAGTTAGAAATAACTGAGTCCGTAGCTATGCAAGATGTGGAATATACTCTGAAGGTTATGCAGGATTTAAAGCAAATGGGTATTAAATTTTCTATTGACGATTTTGGAACTGGTTATTCTTCGCTCAGCTATTTAAAGAAATTCACAATTAATAAATTAAAAATAGATAGATCTTTTGTAAGTGAGATAGGATCTAAAAAAGATGATAGAGCTATAGCTTCTACTATTATTGCTTTAGCGAAAAGTCTTAATTTAGGAATAGTAGCTGAAGGAGTAGAAAACCAAAGTCAGTATGATTTTTTGAAAGACAGTAAGTGTGATGAAATGCAAGGGTATTTATTTGGGAAACCCATGCCACCATTGGAATTCAAAAGGCTATTAGATTCAAAACGAGAATTATTAGAACCAAATCAAACATTTTTAGAATCAAAACAAATATTATAA
- a CDS encoding quaternary amine ABC transporter ATP-binding protein: protein MIQIKVENLYKVFGSNPQRAIKLIEEGMDKDEILNKTGLAVGVGGVSFEVNKGEILVIMGLSGSGKSTLIRCLNRLIEPTAGKIYVDDKEILGLDRNQLRDLRRKKFAMVFQKFALFPHRTILQNAEYGLEVQGIDANTRKEKARNALELVGLGGWEDRYPNELSGGMQQRVGLARGLAVDPDILLMDEAFSALDPLIKREMQDELISLQSKVQKTIVFITHDLDEAIKLGDRIILMKDGVVVQEGTPEDILTNPADDYVEKFVENVDRSKILTAQGVMNKVGVVAYSKDGPRTAMRKMKEEGISSIFVVNSEYKVQGVVLAEQVAQAIKNGDKDLANVIEKNIAKVSPDLSVNELFPMMTDIRYPLAVVDETEKLLGVVIRGSILAGLAGRGDE from the coding sequence ATGATTCAGATTAAGGTTGAAAACTTATATAAAGTGTTTGGTAGTAATCCGCAAAGAGCTATCAAGTTAATAGAAGAAGGTATGGATAAGGATGAAATTTTAAACAAAACAGGTTTAGCTGTTGGAGTAGGGGGGGTTTCTTTTGAAGTTAATAAAGGAGAAATTCTTGTTATCATGGGATTATCAGGTAGTGGTAAATCTACTTTGATTAGATGTTTAAATAGATTAATAGAACCAACAGCGGGGAAAATATATGTAGATGATAAGGAAATATTAGGTTTAGATAGAAATCAGCTAAGAGATTTAAGAAGAAAGAAATTTGCAATGGTATTTCAAAAATTTGCACTATTTCCGCACAGAACTATTTTACAAAATGCTGAGTATGGTTTAGAGGTTCAAGGAATTGATGCAAATACCAGAAAAGAAAAAGCGAGAAATGCCCTTGAATTAGTTGGTTTAGGTGGTTGGGAAGATCGTTATCCTAACGAGTTAAGTGGAGGAATGCAGCAAAGGGTTGGTCTAGCAAGAGGTTTAGCTGTTGATCCGGACATTTTATTAATGGATGAGGCCTTTAGTGCTTTAGATCCACTAATTAAAAGAGAAATGCAAGATGAGCTAATATCACTTCAAAGTAAAGTACAAAAGACTATAGTTTTTATTACTCACGATTTAGATGAGGCAATAAAACTAGGAGATCGTATTATTTTAATGAAGGATGGCGTTGTAGTTCAAGAAGGAACGCCTGAGGATATTTTAACAAATCCAGCAGATGATTATGTTGAGAAATTTGTTGAAAATGTTGATAGATCAAAAATTTTAACAGCACAAGGTGTTATGAATAAAGTAGGGGTGGTTGCATATTCAAAGGACGGACCACGAACTGCTATGCGTAAAATGAAAGAAGAAGGTATCTCTAGTATTTTTGTTGTGAATTCTGAATACAAGGTTCAAGGTGTAGTTTTAGCAGAACAAGTAGCCCAAGCAATAAAAAATGGAGATAAGGATTTAGCTAATGTAATTGAAAAAAATATTGCCAAGGTTAGTCCTGATCTATCAGTAAATGAGTTATTCCCAATGATGACAGATATTCGATATCCTTTAGCTGTAGTAGATGAAACTGAAAAACTATTAGGTGTTGTCATTAGAGGATCAATCTTAGCAGGTTTAGCTGGAAGAGGTGATGAATAA
- a CDS encoding ABC transporter permease: MKMPFLPKIPIEKAVDNSIDWLTDNFSFITKAISDYVEIGIKGLVTGLDFIPPWLFIIIATFLVFYLTKNKGLGSFTFLGLLLIWNLGLWEATMSTIALVLFATSLALLIGVPLGILAALFDSFYKVVMPILDFMQTMPAFVYLIPAIPFFGLGVVSAAFATVIFAMPPSIRLTCLGIRQVPEELIEASEAFGSTRMQKLVKLQIPIATPTIMAGINQTIMLSLSMVVIAAMIGAKGLGGEVWTAIQRFKPGMGFEAGLGVVIIAIIFDRVTQTLAKNKK; the protein is encoded by the coding sequence ATGAAAATGCCCTTTTTACCCAAAATACCGATTGAAAAGGCTGTAGATAATTCAATTGATTGGTTAACTGACAACTTTTCATTTATTACAAAAGCAATTTCAGATTATGTAGAGATAGGAATTAAAGGTTTAGTAACAGGACTTGATTTTATTCCACCGTGGTTATTTATTATCATCGCTACATTTCTTGTATTTTATTTAACTAAAAATAAGGGATTAGGAAGTTTCACATTTTTAGGTCTCTTATTAATTTGGAATCTTGGTTTATGGGAAGCTACAATGTCAACAATAGCATTAGTGCTGTTTGCCACCTCGTTAGCCCTACTGATAGGAGTACCTCTAGGAATTTTAGCTGCACTTTTTGATTCCTTCTATAAAGTAGTAATGCCAATTCTAGACTTTATGCAGACTATGCCAGCATTTGTATATTTGATTCCAGCAATTCCGTTCTTTGGATTAGGTGTAGTATCAGCAGCATTTGCTACTGTGATTTTTGCAATGCCACCTTCTATAAGGTTAACATGTTTAGGTATTAGGCAGGTTCCTGAAGAATTAATAGAAGCATCAGAAGCATTTGGTTCTACTAGAATGCAAAAGTTGGTTAAATTACAAATACCAATTGCTACTCCTACTATCATGGCAGGAATTAACCAAACCATAATGTTATCTTTATCAATGGTTGTTATTGCAGCAATGATTGGTGCTAAAGGTTTAGGTGGAGAAGTTTGGACAGCCATTCAAAGATTTAAACCTGGTATGGGATTTGAAGCTGGACTTGGCGTTGTAATTATTGCGATTATTTTTGACCGTGTTACTCAAACTTTAGCAAAAAATAAAAAATAA
- a CDS encoding glycine betaine ABC transporter substrate-binding protein yields MKKYLVLTLILMLSLTLIVGCGNSGSNEGGESGEASKKVELAYVEWATEITSNNVVKVVLEEKLGYDVELTSVGAAAMFQAVAMGDVDGIVAAWLPTTHNSYVDKIKDDVEDLGVNLDGTRIGLVVPKYVDIDSIEELKANADKFDGKIIGIEPGAGIMDKTEIAIEEYGLDNFELGEGTGATMTAALADALKNEEWVVVTGWSPHWKFARWDLKYLEDPKNIYGGEEQIHTIVRKGLKEDMPEVYTFLDKFNWTPEDMEKVMIWNEEEGADPYENAKRWVAENEDKVNAWLE; encoded by the coding sequence ATGAAAAAGTATTTAGTTTTAACACTTATTTTAATGTTGTCACTAACCTTAATAGTTGGATGTGGTAATTCAGGGAGTAATGAAGGTGGAGAATCAGGTGAAGCTTCAAAAAAAGTTGAGTTAGCTTATGTAGAATGGGCTACAGAAATTACAAGTAATAATGTTGTCAAAGTTGTATTAGAAGAAAAATTAGGTTATGATGTAGAACTTACTTCTGTAGGTGCAGCTGCAATGTTTCAGGCGGTAGCTATGGGAGATGTAGATGGAATAGTAGCTGCTTGGTTACCAACAACTCATAATAGTTATGTAGATAAAATTAAAGATGATGTTGAAGATTTAGGTGTTAATTTAGATGGTACTAGAATAGGTTTAGTAGTTCCTAAATATGTAGACATCGACTCTATAGAAGAGTTAAAAGCTAATGCAGATAAATTTGATGGTAAGATAATTGGTATCGAGCCAGGTGCTGGTATCATGGATAAAACTGAAATTGCTATCGAAGAATATGGTTTAGATAATTTTGAATTAGGAGAAGGAACAGGAGCAACAATGACTGCAGCCCTTGCAGACGCCCTTAAAAATGAAGAATGGGTAGTTGTAACTGGATGGAGCCCACATTGGAAGTTTGCTCGTTGGGATTTAAAATATTTAGAAGATCCTAAAAATATATATGGCGGAGAAGAACAAATCCATACTATTGTTAGAAAAGGTTTAAAAGAAGATATGCCAGAGGTTTATACTTTTCTAGATAAGTTTAATTGGACTCCAGAGGATATGGAAAAAGTTATGATCTGGAATGAAGAAGAAGGTGCTGATCCATATGAAAATGCAAAACGTTGGGTAGCAGAAAATGAAGATAAAGTAAATGCGTGGTTAGAATAA
- a CDS encoding glycine betaine ABC transporter substrate-binding protein: MKKYLVLSLILLLSLSLVVGCNSSASKDDEKKIELLYAEWDSTIASTNVLKAVLQEKMGYDVEMTSVSIAAIWQGIASGDGDAMAVAWLPTNHDNFYQEYKDKVEDLGVNLEGTKQGLAVPEYVDINSIDELNANFDKLDGKIIGIEPGSGLMTKTKQVMKENDLENFELMQGSGATMVAALADAINNKKPIVVTAWSPHWMFGRWDLKYLDDPKETFGGEEQIHTIVRKGLQKDHPEAYKFLDKFNWTPEDMQEVMNMNQKEDADPYESAKIWISENEDKVNAWLE; this comes from the coding sequence ATGAAAAAATATTTAGTTTTATCACTGATTTTACTTCTTTCATTATCCTTAGTGGTAGGATGTAACAGTTCAGCTAGTAAGGATGATGAGAAGAAAATTGAACTTCTTTATGCGGAATGGGATTCTACAATAGCTAGTACTAATGTTTTAAAAGCAGTATTACAAGAAAAAATGGGATATGATGTTGAAATGACCTCTGTTAGTATAGCTGCGATATGGCAAGGAATTGCATCTGGTGATGGTGATGCAATGGCTGTAGCCTGGTTACCGACAAATCATGATAATTTTTATCAAGAATATAAGGATAAGGTTGAAGATTTAGGGGTTAACTTAGAAGGTACAAAGCAGGGTTTAGCTGTACCTGAATATGTAGATATTAATTCTATTGATGAATTAAATGCCAATTTTGATAAATTAGATGGTAAAATTATCGGAATTGAACCTGGTTCAGGCTTAATGACAAAAACTAAACAAGTAATGAAAGAGAATGACTTAGAGAATTTTGAATTAATGCAAGGTAGTGGAGCAACTATGGTAGCAGCGTTAGCAGATGCTATTAATAATAAGAAACCAATCGTTGTAACAGCTTGGTCTCCGCACTGGATGTTTGGACGTTGGGATTTAAAATATTTAGATGACCCGAAGGAAACTTTTGGTGGGGAAGAGCAAATTCATACAATTGTGAGAAAAGGATTACAAAAAGATCATCCGGAAGCTTACAAGTTTTTAGATAAATTTAACTGGACTCCAGAGGATATGCAAGAGGTAATGAACATGAACCAAAAAGAAGATGCTGATCCATACGAGAGTGCTAAGATTTGGATCTCAGAAAATGAAGATAAAGTAAATGCTTGGTTAGAGTAA
- a CDS encoding glycine betaine ABC transporter substrate-binding protein — protein sequence MKKYLGLILILILSLSLVVGCNSSASKDEESKKVELAYVEWTTAVASNNVVKVVLEEKLGYDVELTSVTAPAMYQSVAMGDVDGLLCSWVPTMQGHYIDQFGDDMVALGPNLEGTKVGLVVPDYVEIDSITELNENADKFNGQIVGMDPGSGVVHITKSKTLDGYGLTNIELLEGSDATMTAALGDAIKNNEWIAITGWNPHWMFARWDLKYLDDPKGFYGEAERVETFVRKGLKEDMPEVYNLLDKFYWTSEDMEQVMIWNEEEGADPYKNAKRWVEENEDKVSSWLE from the coding sequence ATGAAAAAATATTTAGGTTTAATATTAATATTAATTTTATCGTTGTCGTTGGTAGTAGGGTGTAATAGTTCAGCAAGTAAAGATGAAGAATCTAAAAAGGTTGAATTAGCGTATGTAGAGTGGACTACAGCAGTAGCTAGTAATAATGTGGTTAAAGTAGTCTTAGAAGAAAAACTAGGTTATGATGTAGAACTAACTTCGGTAACAGCACCCGCGATGTATCAATCTGTAGCTATGGGTGATGTTGATGGTCTTTTATGTAGTTGGGTACCAACTATGCAAGGTCATTATATAGATCAATTTGGTGATGATATGGTAGCTTTAGGTCCAAATTTAGAAGGAACTAAAGTAGGGTTAGTTGTTCCCGATTACGTAGAAATTGATTCTATAACAGAATTAAATGAAAATGCTGATAAATTTAATGGTCAAATAGTTGGAATGGATCCAGGGTCAGGGGTAGTGCATATAACAAAATCTAAGACATTAGATGGATATGGGTTAACTAATATTGAATTATTAGAAGGATCAGATGCAACCATGACAGCAGCATTAGGTGATGCTATTAAGAATAATGAATGGATAGCAATAACAGGTTGGAACCCACATTGGATGTTTGCTCGTTGGGATTTAAAATATTTAGACGATCCAAAAGGTTTTTATGGGGAAGCAGAAAGAGTAGAGACTTTTGTAAGAAAAGGTTTAAAAGAAGACATGCCAGAGGTTTATAACCTTTTAGATAAGTTCTATTGGACTTCAGAGGATATGGAACAGGTTATGATTTGGAATGAAGAAGAAGGTGCTGATCCATATAAAAATGCTAAACGCTGGGTCGAAGAAAATGAAGATAAGGTAAGTTCTTGGTTAGAGTAA
- a CDS encoding GntR family transcriptional regulator, with translation MPWELKSDRPIYIQLIEHIKLLILSGVYPLGSKLPSVRDLAREAAVNPNTMQRALIKLEEDGFVITHRTSGRSITEDAQIIEQARTQLAQEQIKEFLDNMQMMGFKENEILTIINNMVKDR, from the coding sequence ATGCCGTGGGAATTAAAATCTGATCGGCCTATATACATCCAGCTGATAGAACACATTAAACTATTAATTTTATCAGGGGTATATCCATTGGGTTCTAAACTTCCTTCAGTGCGAGATTTAGCCAGGGAAGCTGCAGTAAATCCTAATACTATGCAAAGAGCCCTGATTAAATTGGAAGAAGATGGATTTGTAATTACACACCGCACTAGTGGTCGATCAATTACTGAAGATGCCCAAATAATTGAACAGGCCAGAACTCAATTAGCTCAAGAACAAATCAAAGAATTCTTAGATAATATGCAAATGATGGGTTTTAAAGAAAATGAAATCTTAACCATTATAAATAATATGGTAAAGGACAGATAA
- a CDS encoding CvpA family protein, with product MRFSLIDVLIILILFSGAYKGYYRGMVGSVFGLIKTILALIIANKYSKPIVGFLDERFGIIEKLYNLLHGKMPLALEGMTMPVVGNGSDMISIFINSMMLPEWIKEKLNIFALGSTELAKGLGISNMGDLLTYLIVVTLIKIIVFLLLWSFISSIISSISLMFTRKLDKLFLGKLNRIIGLVVGLALNSLIILVLVGMLTAYTAIIPDIGDNILAKIAGSINKSFLVPYYQAGFKLLFSKFISFI from the coding sequence ATGAGGTTTAGCCTGATTGATGTTTTAATTATACTGATTTTATTTTCAGGTGCTTATAAAGGATATTATCGGGGTATGGTGGGTAGTGTATTTGGCTTAATTAAAACTATTTTAGCCTTGATTATTGCAAATAAATACAGTAAGCCTATTGTCGGATTCTTAGATGAAAGGTTTGGAATCATTGAAAAACTGTATAATCTACTACATGGTAAAATGCCTTTAGCTCTTGAAGGAATGACGATGCCTGTTGTGGGTAATGGCTCTGATATGATTTCTATATTTATTAATAGCATGATGCTACCAGAATGGATTAAGGAAAAGCTAAACATATTTGCACTAGGTTCTACCGAATTAGCAAAGGGCCTTGGAATTAGTAATATGGGAGATTTGCTAACGTATTTAATTGTTGTTACACTTATTAAGATAATAGTTTTTTTACTTTTATGGTCTTTTATTAGTAGCATTATTAGCTCTATTTCTTTGATGTTTACCAGGAAATTAGATAAATTATTTTTAGGAAAACTTAATCGTATAATTGGATTAGTGGTTGGTTTAGCTTTAAATTCACTTATCATATTAGTATTAGTTGGGATGCTAACAGCTTATACAGCAATTATCCCTGACATTGGTGATAATATTTTAGCAAAAATAGCGGGGAGCATTAATAAATCATTTTTAGTGCCCTATTACCAAGCAGGTTTTAAGTTACTTTTTAGCAAATTTATTAGTTTTATTTAA
- a CDS encoding TIGR01212 family radical SAM protein (This family includes YhcC from E. coli K-12, an uncharacterized radical SAM protein.), with protein MIKPRYRIYSKHLQEKFQQRVYKLSINLPGTCPNRDGTVGVGGCIFCDEEGSGFEGLSNSLSIGEQIKENKEFFKKRFGVTKFIAYFQSFTNTYLPLEEFKKNMLEATLDEDVIGISISTRPDCIHDSYLDFLKELKEEKNININIELGLQTVNYHTLKRINRGHTLAEFIDAILRIRARGFESVAHIILNLPGDTMDDVIENAKIISSLGVDYVKLHSLYIVKDTKLGNMYENGELSLISLDEYIERVITFIEYLDPEIIIQRLLGKGPQKTLLFCNWDTSWWKIKDRIELELFQRDTYQGKKFDYLNGKALKAKLVK; from the coding sequence ATGATAAAACCAAGATATAGAATTTATTCAAAGCATTTACAGGAAAAATTTCAGCAAAGAGTTTATAAGTTATCAATCAATTTACCAGGAACTTGTCCTAATAGGGATGGAACTGTAGGTGTAGGTGGCTGTATATTTTGTGATGAGGAAGGCTCAGGATTTGAAGGTTTATCTAATTCTTTAAGTATCGGAGAGCAGATTAAAGAAAACAAGGAATTTTTCAAGAAAAGGTTTGGAGTTACAAAATTTATAGCTTATTTTCAAAGTTTTACTAACACTTATTTGCCTTTAGAAGAGTTTAAGAAAAATATGCTTGAGGCTACCTTAGATGAAGACGTAATTGGAATTTCAATTTCAACGCGTCCTGATTGTATTCATGATAGTTATTTGGATTTTTTAAAAGAGTTAAAAGAAGAAAAAAACATTAATATTAATATCGAATTAGGTCTACAAACTGTAAATTATCATACGTTAAAAAGAATAAATAGAGGTCATACTTTAGCGGAATTTATTGATGCAATATTAAGAATTAGGGCACGTGGATTTGAAAGTGTGGCTCATATTATTTTGAATTTACCTGGGGATACCATGGATGATGTTATTGAAAATGCTAAAATTATTTCATCTCTGGGTGTGGATTATGTAAAACTTCATTCTTTATATATTGTTAAAGATACTAAGCTCGGTAATATGTATGAAAATGGGGAACTTTCGCTTATATCTTTAGATGAATATATAGAAAGAGTGATTACCTTTATAGAGTATTTAGATCCTGAAATCATTATTCAAAGATTATTAGGTAAAGGACCTCAAAAGACCTTATTATTTTGTAACTGGGATACTAGTTGGTGGAAAATTAAAGACCGTATAGAATTAGAGTTATTTCAAAGGGATACTTATCAAGGCAAAAAATTTGATTATCTTAATGGAAAGGCACTAAAAGCAAAGTTGGTGAAATAA